In a genomic window of Thermoprotei archaeon:
- a CDS encoding AAA family ATPase, producing the protein MKKRIIAITGMPLAGKTEVSKVAERLGLSVISMGEAVRREALKRGIKFDGESIGKFMLKLREEMGPDAVAKLCSETIEEIDGNVVIVEGVRSLYEINYFRSHFGSVQIVAVHASPKIRFQRGLLRGRHDDPKTLNEFELRDLRELEVGIGSVIALADYMIINEGPLEDTIEMAEKIFIRLITEAN; encoded by the coding sequence ATGAAGAAACGTATTATAGCAATAACAGGTATGCCTCTAGCTGGTAAGACTGAGGTGTCTAAAGTTGCAGAACGATTGGGATTATCTGTAATTAGTATGGGAGAGGCTGTAAGACGTGAAGCGCTAAAGAGAGGTATAAAATTTGATGGAGAATCGATAGGTAAGTTTATGTTAAAGCTCAGAGAAGAAATGGGACCAGATGCTGTGGCGAAATTATGTTCAGAAACTATAGAAGAGATTGATGGTAATGTAGTAATTGTTGAAGGTGTTAGAAGCCTCTATGAAATTAATTATTTTAGATCACATTTCGGAAGTGTTCAAATAGTGGCGGTTCACGCGTCTCCAAAGATACGATTCCAGAGGGGATTATTGAGGGGAAGGCATGATGATCCGAAAACATTAAACGAATTTGAATTAAGAGATCTGAGAGAATTAGAGGTTGGAATTGGTTCTGTAATAGCTTTAGCAGATTACATGATAATAAATGAAGGACCTTTAGAAGATACGATAGAAATGGCTGAAAAAATTTTCATAAGACTTATAACGGAGGCTAATTAA
- a CDS encoding RNA-binding domain-containing protein yields the protein MKITVKVEARFTEDENKVLKALYNVFTPEKIDIIEGENGKIIIAFGSDINSLQKLKELIRKSYILDAARKVIKSASKFKQGIIEFYLNKQAAYMGKISFSAPEKESALGPIIITVETNNSYEFLDWIAPKSRESQRQEAELERKMQEKF from the coding sequence ATGAAGATTACAGTAAAGGTTGAGGCCAGATTTACTGAAGATGAAAATAAAGTTTTAAAAGCATTGTACAATGTATTTACTCCTGAAAAAATTGATATAATAGAAGGCGAAAATGGAAAAATCATTATAGCTTTTGGTAGTGATATTAATAGTTTGCAGAAGCTTAAAGAACTCATAAGAAAATCATACATATTAGATGCTGCACGTAAAGTAATTAAATCGGCGTCAAAATTTAAGCAAGGCATTATAGAATTTTATCTTAACAAACAAGCAGCATACATGGGTAAGATCTCGTTTTCTGCACCTGAAAAAGAATCAGCATTAGGCCCAATTATTATAACAGTAGAAACTAATAATTCTTATGAGTTTTTAGATTGGATAGCACCAAAAAGCAGAGAATCACAACGACAAGAAGCAGAACTTGAACGAAAAATGCAAGAAAAATTTTAA
- the rnz gene encoding ribonuclease Z: protein MIILTFLGTAASIPAKDRSLPSIAFNIDGNLILMDVGEGTQRQMLYAGLSLQKVMKILITHMHGDHILGLPGLIRTMAMLGRKQPLEIYGPKGIASYINLVIEPALLESEFKILVYEVSHGTSIIEKKYTIEAISVDHGVEAYGYILRTNDRPGKLDMNKVLNLGLKPGPELKMLKEGKSVKVGNKIIRPEDVLGRPLHGSRIIYSGDTLPTENVIKSSMNADILIHEATFIEDDANLAKVAYHTTVKQAANIALNANVGLLILTHISNRYQNLGLILNEARSTFYNTLIANDFLTLHIA from the coding sequence ATGATAATATTAACGTTTTTAGGTACTGCTGCTAGTATTCCTGCTAAAGATAGATCGCTGCCTTCTATCGCTTTCAATATTGATGGTAATCTAATATTAATGGATGTTGGAGAAGGTACCCAGCGTCAAATGTTGTATGCTGGTTTAAGTCTACAAAAAGTTATGAAAATTTTAATAACTCACATGCACGGTGATCATATATTAGGACTACCTGGTTTAATTAGAACTATGGCTATGTTAGGTAGAAAGCAACCATTAGAAATTTATGGCCCTAAAGGTATAGCATCTTACATCAATTTGGTTATTGAGCCCGCTCTTCTAGAGTCTGAGTTTAAGATTCTTGTGTATGAAGTATCGCATGGCACTTCTATAATCGAAAAGAAGTATACCATTGAGGCTATTTCTGTAGATCACGGTGTTGAAGCCTATGGTTATATATTAAGAACTAATGATAGACCTGGCAAGTTGGATATGAATAAAGTTTTGAATTTGGGGTTAAAGCCTGGACCTGAGCTTAAAATGCTAAAAGAGGGAAAGAGTGTAAAAGTTGGCAATAAGATCATAAGACCTGAGGATGTTCTCGGGAGGCCATTGCACGGGTCAAGGATTATATATAGTGGCGATACATTACCTACTGAGAATGTTATTAAATCGTCTATGAATGCTGACATTTTAATCCATGAAGCTACATTTATTGAAGATGATGCTAATCTGGCAAAGGTTGCGTATCATACAACCGTGAAACAAGCAGCAAACATTGCCTTAAATGCTAACGTTGGATTGCTTATTTTGACACATATAAGTAATCGTTATCAAAACCTGGGTCTGATACTTAATGAAGCTCGCAGTACCTTTTATAATACGTTAATAGCTAATGATTTCTTAACACTTCACATAGCTTAA
- a CDS encoding ribosomal protein L13e: MSSEPAQLMTEAPKPIVLTPLVWKGKYNIARQRIGRGFSIGELKEAGISKEQAMLLGVYIDVRRKSVYKENIDALKRFLEAYKEGKVLVVSRKKLRDSSPQSGRVFRGLTHAGKKSRGIVKSRYKESHKRKWKMARKPRKTPSMYYHG; the protein is encoded by the coding sequence TTGAGCAGTGAACCTGCTCAACTCATGACAGAAGCACCTAAACCAATTGTTTTAACTCCATTAGTTTGGAAAGGCAAATATAATATAGCTAGACAAAGGATCGGTAGAGGATTTAGTATTGGTGAACTTAAAGAAGCTGGGATTTCTAAGGAGCAGGCTATGTTATTAGGAGTTTACATTGATGTAAGAAGAAAAAGTGTTTATAAGGAAAATATTGATGCATTGAAACGTTTTCTTGAGGCCTATAAAGAAGGTAAAGTTTTAGTTGTTTCACGTAAAAAGTTAAGGGATTCTAGTCCTCAAAGTGGACGAGTTTTCAGAGGATTGACCCATGCAGGAAAAAAGTCGCGTGGAATTGTAAAATCCAGATATAAAGAGAGTCATAAAAGGAAATGGAAGATGGCTAGAAAACCTAGGAAAACTCCTTCGATGTACTATCATGGTTGA
- a CDS encoding GNAT family N-acetyltransferase yields the protein MSKSSEFKVEQTHTVFYIRLPNGSKAYLSYDINGDIMRLIETYTPPEYRGMGLARMMVERATQIAEERNLKIEPICSYSVYYFLKNPDKRRLLADKYRSMNNVELEAYYKQRLESEKNKST from the coding sequence ATGTCGAAAAGTAGTGAGTTTAAGGTTGAGCAGACACATACTGTTTTCTATATACGGCTTCCCAATGGTTCAAAAGCTTACTTATCTTATGATATTAACGGTGATATTATGCGATTAATAGAAACTTATACGCCACCTGAGTACAGAGGCATGGGTTTAGCTAGAATGATGGTTGAACGGGCTACTCAGATCGCAGAAGAAAGAAATTTAAAGATAGAACCAATCTGTAGTTATTCAGTTTACTATTTTCTCAAGAATCCCGACAAACGTAGATTATTAGCAGATAAGTACAGATCAATGAATAATGTAGAACTTGAAGCATATTATAAGCAACGCTTAGAAAGTGAAAAAAACAAGAGCACCTAG
- the thpR gene encoding RNA 2',3'-cyclic phosphodiesterase: MSQLIRCFIAVDVKDEDVLNKISKIQDLLPNGSLKLVERENMHFTIRFLGETEQSLVGVIKNSLRSVSFNPFSIHLKGVGAFPSFHKPRIVWIGVSEGAENLMKLHSMINSVLKNLHIRSEEEEFTPHLTIARVKYPNKELPHVLDELKDEDFGQIIVKAFQFKQSILTPKGPIYKDLEVYQAVL; the protein is encoded by the coding sequence ATGTCGCAGCTAATAAGATGTTTTATTGCTGTGGATGTGAAGGATGAAGATGTATTAAATAAAATAAGTAAAATACAAGATTTACTACCTAATGGTTCATTAAAATTAGTTGAAAGAGAAAACATGCATTTTACGATTAGATTTCTCGGTGAAACTGAACAATCACTCGTTGGAGTTATTAAAAATTCGTTAAGATCAGTAAGCTTTAATCCTTTCAGCATTCATTTAAAAGGTGTTGGTGCCTTTCCATCATTTCATAAACCGAGAATAGTGTGGATAGGAGTTAGTGAGGGAGCTGAGAATCTGATGAAGCTACATTCAATGATAAATTCAGTTCTCAAAAATTTGCATATAAGATCAGAAGAGGAAGAATTCACTCCTCATTTGACTATTGCAAGAGTGAAGTATCCTAACAAAGAACTCCCTCACGTCTTAGATGAATTAAAGGATGAAGATTTTGGACAAATTATTGTTAAAGCCTTTCAGTTTAAACAAAGTATCTTAACACCTAAAGGGCCTATCTATAAGGATTTAGAAGTTTACCAAGCAGTATTATAG
- the cca gene encoding CCA tRNA nucleotidyltransferase, protein MDIEDIIKHLKNKVAPNEDEIFLVNTTINKVVNKLNDEIKRRNINAKVEVHGSIAHDTWLPGDRDIDVFILFDPSVGKEKIVTEGLEIAKSAFPKYIERYAEHPFITAHVDGFLVDVVPAAMISDVSKLITAADRTPLHSRYLSSTLNDELKLHARILKLFMKNIGVYGAEIKVEGFSGYLVELLTVFYNGFPNFIKNAADWIPYKTVLPKEYENVFNDPLVVIDPVDPKRNVASAVNLENMSIVIQASRELLKRPSLKFFIPPKPRILKKSLITSLRKRGSHIVVIVANCPKVPPDILWGELKHSMKGIARLMENYEFRVVDSTCWSDENKIIALFYEVKELKLPKIKIVKGPPISMRDSCEQFIASHENVWIRDSTLYAYSQRNVTDLLTLLKNKIFAASLSRHIAEELKRGFEIYIDYQVLNLNGGLLIHAKKFIDKSLWWLKD, encoded by the coding sequence ATGGATATCGAAGATATAATAAAACATTTAAAGAATAAGGTAGCTCCTAATGAGGATGAAATTTTCCTTGTGAATACTACTATTAATAAAGTTGTCAACAAACTTAATGATGAGATTAAGCGAAGAAATATTAATGCAAAGGTTGAGGTGCATGGATCTATAGCACATGATACATGGTTGCCAGGTGACAGAGACATTGATGTTTTTATCTTATTTGATCCATCAGTTGGAAAGGAAAAGATAGTCACTGAGGGATTGGAGATTGCAAAATCTGCGTTTCCTAAGTATATAGAACGTTATGCGGAACATCCATTCATTACTGCACATGTTGATGGCTTTCTCGTTGATGTTGTACCTGCTGCAATGATAAGTGATGTAAGTAAACTAATTACTGCAGCCGATAGAACACCTTTACATTCAAGATATCTCTCATCTACATTGAATGATGAGTTAAAATTGCATGCGAGAATCTTGAAGTTATTCATGAAGAATATAGGTGTTTATGGCGCTGAAATTAAGGTGGAAGGGTTTAGTGGATACCTTGTTGAGCTGTTAACTGTATTCTATAATGGCTTTCCAAATTTCATTAAAAATGCTGCCGATTGGATACCTTACAAAACTGTTCTGCCTAAAGAATATGAAAACGTATTTAATGATCCATTAGTAGTGATCGATCCTGTTGATCCTAAAAGAAATGTTGCATCAGCCGTTAATCTAGAGAACATGTCAATTGTCATACAAGCTTCTAGAGAGCTATTAAAGAGACCATCTTTGAAATTTTTTATTCCTCCTAAACCAAGGATACTCAAGAAATCATTGATCACAAGCTTAAGGAAACGAGGTTCACATATTGTTGTCATTGTAGCAAACTGTCCTAAAGTACCACCAGATATACTCTGGGGAGAGCTAAAACATAGTATGAAAGGTATTGCACGTTTAATGGAGAACTATGAATTTAGGGTTGTTGATTCTACATGTTGGAGTGATGAGAACAAAATTATTGCATTATTTTATGAGGTTAAAGAGTTAAAATTACCCAAAATAAAAATTGTAAAAGGGCCACCAATCAGCATGCGTGATTCATGTGAACAGTTCATAGCATCTCATGAGAATGTGTGGATACGCGATAGTACACTGTATGCTTATTCACAGAGAAATGTAACAGACCTGTTAACTCTTTTGAAAAATAAAATCTTTGCCGCATCGTTAAGTAGACATATTGCAGAAGAATTAAAGAGAGGGTTTGAAATATACATAGATTATCAGGTACTAAATCTTAATGGGGGATTATTAATTCATGCAAAAAAATTCATTGACAAGAGTTTATGGTGGCTTAAAGATTGA
- the purB gene encoding adenylosuccinate lyase, which translates to MEHPILSRYSYPEMRYVFSEEAKLERWLKVEGALAKAHALVGNIPLEAAEIIISKASLKYVKPDRVRELEHIYEHDLFAMVEALAEVCNDAGKYVHLGATSYDIEDTALALALRDALSIIEDDLFSLRDTLIDLAVRHRDLVCIGRTHGQHALPITYGMKFALWAAEIQRHIERLNEVRKRAVVGKMSGAVGTMAGFSQHGIKIQELVMKELGLNYEPISNQVVQRDRHAEVIMLLALIASSLDKIAKEIRNLQRTEVAEVFEPFEEKQAGSSTMPHKRNPNKSERICSLARYVKALVIPSLENISLEHERDLTNSANERIIIPDAFMIVDYMLRQMNNILKKLEINEKNIKRNLELTDGLIMAERIMLELVRKGVPRQEAYKIVRNLSFKSIKEGKLFREVLESDPTISKLIDKSSLEVLINPYTYIGNSREIVSNVVTMLKSKR; encoded by the coding sequence ATGGAGCATCCAATATTGTCACGGTATTCGTATCCTGAAATGCGATATGTATTTAGTGAGGAAGCAAAATTAGAAAGATGGTTAAAGGTTGAAGGAGCATTAGCAAAAGCACATGCGTTAGTTGGGAATATCCCCTTGGAGGCAGCTGAGATTATTATTTCGAAAGCTTCACTTAAGTATGTAAAACCTGATAGAGTGCGCGAACTTGAACATATTTATGAGCATGATCTTTTTGCAATGGTCGAAGCATTAGCAGAAGTGTGTAATGATGCAGGTAAGTATGTGCATTTAGGTGCAACGAGCTATGACATAGAAGATACAGCACTCGCTCTTGCATTACGTGATGCTTTATCTATAATAGAAGATGATCTGTTTTCTTTAAGAGATACATTAATTGATCTAGCAGTACGGCATAGGGACCTAGTTTGTATTGGACGAACACATGGACAACACGCCCTTCCTATTACTTATGGAATGAAGTTTGCATTATGGGCTGCTGAAATCCAGAGACATATAGAAAGGTTAAATGAGGTTCGAAAGAGAGCTGTTGTAGGTAAGATGAGTGGAGCTGTTGGTACTATGGCTGGATTCAGCCAACATGGTATTAAGATTCAGGAGTTAGTCATGAAGGAGTTAGGATTGAATTATGAGCCAATTTCTAATCAGGTCGTTCAAAGAGATAGGCATGCAGAAGTTATCATGTTGCTTGCATTAATAGCATCATCATTAGATAAAATCGCTAAGGAAATTAGGAATCTTCAAAGAACTGAAGTTGCTGAAGTTTTTGAACCATTTGAAGAGAAACAAGCTGGTTCATCCACAATGCCTCATAAAAGAAATCCAAATAAAAGCGAAAGAATTTGTAGCTTAGCAAGATATGTAAAGGCTCTTGTCATTCCTTCGCTTGAAAATATTTCACTTGAACATGAGAGAGATTTAACGAACTCAGCTAATGAAAGAATAATCATTCCTGATGCCTTTATGATCGTGGATTACATGTTACGTCAAATGAACAACATTCTTAAAAAACTTGAAATAAACGAGAAAAATATAAAGCGTAACTTGGAACTTACCGACGGATTAATAATGGCCGAACGTATAATGCTTGAATTAGTCCGAAAAGGCGTTCCCAGACAGGAAGCTTATAAAATCGTCAGAAATCTCAGTTTTAAATCGATAAAAGAGGGTAAATTGTTTAGAGAAGTACTTGAAAGTGATCCAACAATTTCAAAGTTAATAGATAAGAGCAGCCTAGAAGTGCTGATCAATCCATATACTTATATTGGA